A segment of the Sphingobacterium oryzagri genome:
AGATTAATACTTGCTCCAGTTTACTCCACTGAAAGTAATGAAATATACCTTAAATCCTACGAATTGCCCCCCCCAACAACTTGCCTGACTAACCTAGTTTTGCTTTATGAATCTTTGTATCGCAGTGAATATCTATTATAATATATACTGTAAAGCAGTAGTAAATAGCGATCATTATAAGTCTGGATCAAGCATATTAGGCTAGGTCTGAAAACCATGCTATAAAGTCAATCAAATAGAACTATTAATATCCTATAAAAATGAAAACACATTTCTGTTTAACATTATGCTATATTCTGTTTTCGGGATTCGGCACGCTGTCCGGCCAATCATTGGAGGTGACCAGTCCTAATAAGGATATATCAGTCATCGTAGATAATGAAGATGGAAAAATATACTATTCTATCACGTATCAAAAATCAATTTTATTAGAGAAGTCCCCTTTGGGACTGGTGACAAACAAGGCAGATTTCTCTATCGGTCTAAAACTACTATCAAAGAAAGAGTCAACCTCCTTTCAAAGATATAGTAACGAAAAAATTAAGCGTAAAGACATTGCCTACCGATCGAACGATTTATACTGTACCTTTCAAAACAGTAAAGAAGAAAACTTTACGGTCTTATTTAAGGTTAGCGATAATAATGTCGCATTTCGCTATCTCATCCCCGATGTGCAAGGGCCAAGCTTGATTGTTGAAGACGAAATCACAGGATATAATTTTCCGGACGGATCGACGGCTTTCACATCGCCCCAGGCATTGCCTATGACGGGGTGGATGGGCACAAAACCCAGTTACGAAGAGGAATATAACATAGATCAGCAGCACGGCATTAAATCCAAATATGGTCAGGGGTATACTTTTCCAGCATTATTTCGAATCAGCAGCGAAGGTTGGGTAATGCTCTCCGAGACGGGTGTTGATGCCAACTATTGCGCATCTCGATTGAGTGAGGGTACATCAGATGGCAACTACAAAATAATGTTTCCGCAAAAAGGAGAAAACAATGGTGTTGCCGACACAAAACCGCTGGTAACACTTCCTGCGGCAACTCCTTGGCGTACCCTCACGATAGGAAAAGATTTGAAACCTATCGTTGAAACCACTATCACTTATGATGTGGTGGAAGAGAAATATCCCGCGAGTACAGATTACAAATTTGGAAGAGCCACTTGGAGTTGGGTTGAATGGGGGGATTCGAGTGTAAATTTCATAGACCAAAAAAAATATATTGACTTAGCCAGTGAGCTAGATTTTCAATATACATTGATTGACGGCTTTTGGGACGTACAAATTGGACGAGATAGTATTGCTTTACTTTCTAAATATGCAGCAGGTAAAGGCATTGGTCTATGGCTTTGGTACAATTCAAATGGAGCATGGAATTATGCACCGCAGACACCGAAGAACAAGATGAGCGATATAATTGAACGAAGGAAAGAAATGGCATGGCTTAAGAAGATCGGTATCAAAGGCATAAAGGTAGATTTTTTTGGAGGCGATAAACAGCAGACGATGCGTCTTTACGAAGAAATACTATCCGATGCAAATGATTACGGTTTAATGGTAATCTTCCATGGCTGTACCCTTCCACGCGGATGGGAAAAAATGTATCCAAATTTCATATCGAGTGAAGCCGTTCTAGCATCGGAAAACTTAATATTTGGTCAGGGAGCTAATGACAGAGAAGCCTTCAGTGCAACACTTCACCCATTCATAAGAAACGCTGTTGCCTCGATGGAATTTGGCCCGGTCTTACTAAATAAAAGGCACAACCGAGCGAACAATGGTGGCATGCACCGGAGGACGACGGAGACCTTTCAGATTGCCACGGCTATAGTGTTTCAAAGTGCGGTTCAGAATTTTGGGATCACACCAAATAATTTAACTGATGCATCCAAACACATTATCGACTTTATGAAAACGGTTCCTACGACCTGGGATGAAACAATTTTATTAGATGGTTATCCTGGGAAATACGTAGTTCTTGCTCGTAGAAATGGTGCGACATGGTATATAGCTGCAATCAACGGCGAAAAGGAAAACAAAATAATCGACATCGATCTGTCGCTGCTTAAGGGCAAGAATTTCCAGCTTTATGAAGATTCAATCTCCGGAATATCTTCAACTTCGAAAGTTAACGTACCTAATAGCAAAACCATAAAGGTGACGATACCTGTAAACGGAGCAGCTATAGTTGTATCAAAGTAAATACGACTTTAAACACAATAGCTAATAAACAAATAATAGCGTAAATTTAACATATATTATATGGAATTTTTTATCGACACAGCAAATTTAAGCGATATAACAAAGGCACAAGAATTAGGTGTTTTGGACGGTGTGACCACCAACCCAAGTCTCATGGCAAAAGAGGGAATTACTGGATCAAGTAAAATTTTAAGCCACTACAAGGAGATTTGTGCTATTGTGAACGGACCTGTAAGTGCAGAAGTAATAGGCACGAAATACGATGACATGATTAGTGAAGGGAAAATACTTGCAGATCTTGATGAAAAAATAGTAGTGAAACTACCCATGACAAGTGATGGTGTCCGAGCAGTAAGATACTTTAGTGATCAACGGATAAAAACAAACTGCACGTTGATTTTTTCTGCAGGTCAGGCGCTTCTTGCTGCGAAGGCTGGCGCGACTTACGTATCACCATTTATTGGTCGTTTGGATGATATATCTGTGAGCGGACTTGATCTCATTAGCGAAATAAGGTTGATATACGATAACTATATGTTTAACACCAAAATTCTTGCAGCCTCAGTGAGGAATAGCGCTCATATCTTGGGCTGCGCTAAGATTGGCGCGGATGTGATGACCAGCCCTCTTTCCGCTATTACTTCACTGCTTAACCACCCGCTAACCACGAGCGGTCTTGACCAATTTTTGAAGGACCATTTACAAGCAAAAAATGTAGCTGCTCAACCTGTTTAGTATCAATCTGGATACGTTCGGACAGCAACTAATATTGCAGCTACATTTCCAGTGGGCCAGTTGTTCACCATGATCTATTAAGTTCCGAAAGTTCATTAATGGATCATGGTTATTTGCTTCCAATCTGTTAGTCAGCCAACACTATACAATAATTATTGTTTATAATTAGGAGTTCTGTATAATAACGAAGGGTTTTTTATAAAAACTAATACTTATTCGAGGCTAATAACTATTATAAAACACAAAAACCACAATTAAGATCAATTATCGAATGAGATCCTGATAACATAAAGGTCTTTTGATTTCTCTACTATATCTATGATCGTTTAAAGACAAAAATATCTTAATTGATAGTCACCTAACATTAGACTGAGATATTGGGAAGTTCATGAATTAAACATTTGTCATCAATAACCGTATGGTCTATTAAATATGATGAAATCATGGATCAACCTTCTTCACAATCATATTTTACTCTCGTTATTAAATTCTATAGCGAAGAGATATCCCCCCCTATGAATCTGGTGAGTAAGTAGCTGATCTCGGTCTGATTGAAAAAAATTCCATCTTTCGTCCTGAAAAGTCAATACTTAAATGAAGCCATCAAGAAGCACTTTAACCTTCGCATGTTCCTTTCTCAGTCCTTTTTTGCAAACTTTGTAAGTTGTTATATTCCCGCCCTTTAAATGTGATCCGTAAAGGTTGTCCTATGTATGAAAAATCCTCAATCTTACCTACCGTTTCTTCCATGATGTGTATGTTCGAAATTACGAAATAACCAACGAAATCAATGTGACTTTGTAAATAAATTTCAATAGCGCGAAGATGAGATCGTTAAAATAAAACACTCCTTCTGCCTTTATAATTATTTGGTCAAGAAATTGCGTGCGTGTATAGCGGGATAGTCTACCTAATAGGCAATAAGAATGCGAATGCATTTTAAATAAAGAAATTGAGAGTCATACAAGAAAAGTGGAACCGCTGCTGAGCGGCTCCACTTTTCTAAACTAATAACATAACAATAGAATTATTTTTCAAAAATTTTTGCAAGCTCTCGATCCAAATGCTCGCCTCGAAGGTTTTTAGCAACTATTTTACCGGAGGGATCAATCAAAAAGTTCTGAGGAATTGCCTGAATGCCATACAAAATTGCCGTCGCACTTTTAAATCCATCCAGATCGGATGCATGGTCCCATTGTTCGAGGTTGTCGTCTTTGATAGCTTTCTCCCATGCTTCTTTGGCGCTTTTACTATCTAGGGATATATTGAATATGGTAAATCCCTTTTTCGAATATTTTTCGTAGGCTTGTACCAGATGTGGACTTTCGCTTCTGCATGGTGCGCACCATGATGCCCAAAAGTCAAGGAGAACGTATTTACCTCGGAGGTCAGCCAGTGCTATAGCTGTTCCCTGTGGTGTTGACGAAGTAAATACTGGCGCAACCGCGCCTACCGCGGTACTTTTTAAAACCTGTAGTTTATCATACCAAGTTTTCCCTTGTTCACTTTGTTTAAGTTCATTATCCAAGCTGGTAAAGAGGAGCTCTAGCTCTGCGTAATCTGGAATCGCCCCTACTACCCTTTCCAATGCATAAAAGCTGACAATCGATTTGGAATGTGCCGTAATAAATGACCTGTACACCTTTTTCATCGATTCTGCCAGCGCTTCGTTTCGCTCAATATAGTTTTTCACGAATAGTTCTGACTTCTTATTTTCCTCGTTCAAGGTTGCGAACAAAGCTTCTCGCTCTCTTTCTAGCGGAAGTAATGCCGATTTAAGCGCTGAGTAATCCCGATTTAAATCACCGGCATCTATCTGCGCTGTCCGAAGTGAATCCGAGGGCGAAAATTTCACGGTCCCTTTCTCCAAATAAAAGAATACTTTATCGGAGTTTTTCTTTAGCCCGGGATTTTCGGGATGACTAATGAACAATCGTGCAATGGCAGGCTTAGTTATAGTTGCCTTAAATCTGAAGTTCCCACTTTGATCAAGCAGAACGGAATCTTGCTCACTGGCACCGTCATTTACATAGTTTAGATATAAAACGCTACCGGCGGGAGCTGGCTTTATCTTGCCATTTATCTGGACCTTGCTTTGCGCCATCAATAGGCTTGGGGTCAATACCGCTGTTGCTAGGATATTAATTAGAATTCTTTTCATATATGCTAAGGATTATTTTTCATTCCAGGGTTTTCAGCGATCACCTTCTCCGAGAAGCGCATAGTCAATCGCTCGGAACGAAGTGTAATTTGCTCTTTTATAACGCCATTTGCACCATAGTAGCTATGGGTGTAAATTGTGTTGCTAAACAGAGGATCTTTCGAAAGGCGCCTCATATCAAACCAGCGTTGTCCCTGCAGAGCGAATTCCCGTACACGTTCTTCAATGACAAATTTGACAAGCGCACTTTGGTCAAGTAGACTCACTCTAGCTTCAGCGATGGGCATCCTTTTCGACCGCAAGGCTTCCAAGTCCTGCACGGCCTTGTCCAACCTACCCGTTCGAGCGGCAGCTTCCGCCCGCAGCAGATACATCTCCGCCAGTCGCACACCAAATTGCGCTTGCGTCCCACTATTCCTTCTTCGTAACGTATTTAACGCAAATGCTCCACCTCCACTGGGCTGTGGAGTAAAGAATTTTAATCGTTGATCATTTCTACTAAATAATTTCAAGGCTTCGGGTGAAAGAAGGATATCTGACAGTTCAGAATTCCAGCCAGCTAAACCATGCTGCTTTGGAAATAGATTTTCAATATTATTCCAAGCGGGCGGATACAAGCTTTGAAAACTTGCCAAAGCACGGTTGGGATCGTATCCCCAAGTACCCCCGAGCGCCATGGTTACATTAAGGTCATACAGTTGTGTCACAAATGTTGTGGGTAAGTGGCCAAAAGACATATCTAAAGCTGCAAATGCATCTTCGTACCGCCCCATGAAGACAAGTACCTTACCCAAAAGAGCCTCCGCTGCCGCTCGAGACATGCGCGTTCTGAGAGGGGGATTAACTGGTAGATGGGGAATAGCCTCATGAAGATCTTGGAGGATAAAGTTATATATTTCGCTAACCGTAGCACGTTCAAAAACGTTTTGGGATACGTCTGCATTCACAAGTAGCGGAATTGAAAGATCAGTGTTAGCAGACGACTCCGCATAAGGCGCTCCGTAGTAATTCGTCAACATAAACATCGCCCATGCGCGGTTTGCACGCCCTTCCGCGCGCAACGCTTCCTTTTGTTCCAAGGTGCCACCTTCAGCATTCATCACTTCGTTTATTATCTTGTTGTATGTATAAAGCTGGGGCATTATGGCCAACATTTCGAAAGCATCTTCATCATCGTTATACACCCTGTCCTCCCACCGAAACAAGCGCTGTGTACGCAATTGAGCTCCTACGAAAAAGGGATCTATAACGGCCACCTCGTCGCCCATTGGAACCTGAGCATTTGCGGGAGATGTACCTGTATTGATCAACGTCGTATTTTGGAAAAGTTGATCGTAATCTGTAATACTTCTTGCGATAAATTTACCTTTAGGTTCGATATCGAGAAAGTCTTTTCTGCAGGCCGTGCCGACAGAAATTATAAAAGCGATAAATAGAATCTGTATATTTTTCATTGGTTTAAAATCTGAAAATTGTATTGTTAAAAGTCAACCTGAACACCGAATGAAACAGCATTCTGACCCGCATAAAAATTGTTTACCAACTCCGGGTCAATTCCATAGGCATTTTCTTTCCAAAGCATAACGTTGGCCATCTGCAAACGTAAGGATATAGCTCGCGTATTGATTCTATTCGCCAAACTGGCTGGTAGCGCATATCCCAAACTTACATCGCGCAATTTGATATAAGAAGCGCTGATGACGTTGAGATCCCCTTGTGTATAATAATTTGTATTCCGTTGGTTGTTACGTCCGGAAGATATATCAACGTAGGCAGGAATCTGTGTGTTTTGTTCATCGCCCTCACGTTGCCAGCGTCTAAGGAAGTCAGTACTTACATTCTCTATTATACGTCCTCCGGTCCACAAGGTATTTAAATTGGGGCGCCGCATGACATGTCCTAAATTAAAAATGGCATTGAGGTTCAAAGAAAATTCTCGGTATGTAAATCTGTTCGAGACCCCGCCATTCCATTTCGGTTGCAAACTTCCCATAAATCTGATGTCCTCCGCAAGTGTGACGTTCGGCTCTTTTGTCGAGGACCCGTCTTCACGTAACACCAGCGGATCACCAATTGCGTCCAGTCCCCCGTACGCGTAGGCGAAAAGGGCGTAGGCATCAAAATGCTCCATGAACTGCTGTCCAATCATTCCAGCGCCCGTCGATATCGGTGTTGCTCTGTTTAGCTTCGTAATCTTATTTTTATTATATGCTAGATTGATTCCAGTCGACCAACTAAACTTTTGGCTTTGGAGATTTTTACTATTTAATGAAATCTCTATTCCCCTATTTTTCATATCACCTAAGTTTCCGGTAATACTGCTGTAGCCGGTGAACGAGTTGGTCGGCATAAACCCTATTAAATTTTCCGTTTGCTTTGCATAATAATCGATAGAGCCATTTATCCTGTTCCCGAGGAGTGCAAAGTCCATCCCTACGTTAAAATTGAAGGTAGATTCCCATGTCAATGATCGGTTGGCCGGGGTCACTATGCTCACACCAACACCGCCCGGAAATATGGAATTTGTGGATGCGGCGATGATATCTGAAGAGGCCGCTGTACCTATATTTGGCGAATTGCCGGTAACACCTACCGTACTGCGTAGACTGAGGTCGCTTATCCATGAAAGATCAAAGAATTCTTCCCGACTGACCTTCCATGCAGCACCAAGACTCCATACCGGTCGATTTTGCGCAGACCGTTCCTTACCGTAAAGAGATGATTCATCGATGCGCCAACTTGCATTAAGGGTATATTTTCTGTCAAAAGTGTAACCAGCATTCGCATAGTAAGATAAAAAGCGGTTCTGTTGTTCATTAGCGCCAGCAACAGATGAGCCAGTAAGTACTGATCTATTTGTACCGGAATTCCCGATTACCGGATTTTGAATTCCGTTGGCAAGCGTCAATAGGTCAACTGGTATATGCGTAAGCAGATCTGTTCTATATCCCCAGACCGTACCATAGGTACCGCGGGATAGGAAATCTTGGGCTTCTTGGCCGATCAATGCAGTAATGGCATGTCGATGGAAGGTTTGGTCATAAATCAACTGATTTCTTACTGTCCAATTTTTTGATTGCTGATCCGCGAAGTTAAAGCGCGAGCCAGAGGCAGGCATATATGGCGTTCCTGATAATGTTGTGAACTGGGCCCTTTGCAACCTTACCGCATAACTTTCTTGATCGGAAAGCGTTTCTGTTTTCGAAGAATTTCGGGTCAAGCCATATGTCCCTTCAAACCGAAGTCCTTTGTAAAGCTCTACCTGCAATCCGGCCGTTATGCGTGCGCGCAGTTCGTTGATATCTGTTCGACCGAAGTCGCGCTCTTCTATCGGATTATATGACAAAGATATTTTACTTCTGGTTTGGTATACATTTCGGATGGAGTCCGCCCAATTAAGATATCCCATATCCAAAGGTTCGCCGGATTGATCGCTGTAACGGATATATGGCAAAAGTGAGTTATTAGGCGCCACCACCGGTCGACCATGTCTATCAATGTTGGTGAGGTCTGTTATCAAATACGCTGAAAGAAACTTATTAACCTTAAAATCCTGGCGAAGGTTTACTTTATAGGTTCTATCCTTACTGTCGGGTGTATAACTTTTGTCATCGGTGAAAGCGCCAGACGCATAAATGCTGTAGCGATCGCCACCCGACGACAAGGAAAGCGTATGGTTCATTAAGGAGGCGTTCCTATACCATAGATCTTCCAAATGTCCGACATTATCCAATAGCGATAAACTGTCTAACAACCTGTCTCTGGCCTGATCGTCAATGTTTCCCAAATAGTGCTGATAAAGCGCCCTTTCATGTGGAGCGACGAATATACCTGTGAAATTACTTGAAGTTGGCGTATTGATCGCTCCCCAAGTGTTGTTGATGGGATCAAAGATCGTAGAAGCCACGTCCACAAGTTGTCTGCTGTTTAATTTTGGTAAATAATCCAGATCAGGTTTGCCTTCAAATTTTATAAAGGAATTATATGAAATGTTCAAACGATCTGACTTACCTCCTTTCTTGGTAGTGATAACAATAACGCCGTTTGAAGCCCTTGCTCCCCATATGGAGGCTGCAGTGGCATCCTTGAGCACGGATATATCAGCTACGTCGTTGGGATTGATCAGGGCAACTTCGGACATGGATAGTACTATTCCATCGACGACTAGTAATGGTGTTCTGGTTGCATTAATGGAAGTTACCCCTCTTATTGATAATTCCTCTCCCCTGCCAGAACTATTAACGGTAAGACCAGGTACCAAACCGTCGATACGATCCAAAATATTCATTGATGTTGTCCGATCCTTGACAATTTCCATATTTGGTTTAGCAAATGCACCGGCGCTCCTTTCTTTACTGATCTGTTGGTAACCGGTGGAATAGCTAATTGAAACTGCCTCGATTGCCTTACTGTTTAAACTCAGGCTCACCTCGATAAAATCGGCACGGGCGGCAAATCGTTGAGATTCGAAACCAACGTAACTAATCGTCAAACTGTCGGAGGGATTAACGTCAGGCAACTCAAAAAAACCCTTGGAATCTGAAGAAACTTCCGTGCCGCTCATGCGTGAATGTATTGATGCGCCTTCCAGAGGTTGCCCATTATAAAATACGCGACCTTTGACCAAAATTGACTCCTGTATTTCAGCTTTCGAGCCAATTTTATCAGCAGTAAAATGTAGTGAGATTATTTTCCCATTCTTGGTATAAGTCAATGGCAATTGCTCCGCTAGTCTCGCTAGTGCTTGATCGACATCATCGTACTTCGATTGCAAAGAGATATTCCGGTTTAGCGGAAGGGACGAACTGTCAAAAATAATATCGAAACCACTTTGTTGGCGAATCTCTTTCAGAACTGCTTCCAGTGGAGCTTTTCTATTTTTAAAGGTGATGGACTGACTTCTTGCCTCGTGTATGTTCGCTACTGCTATCGCTATAGCGACGACTAGAAAAGGGCTTTTGTTTTGCATGATCAAAAAAGATTTAATCAGCTTGTTAATCGGGTTAATTAGATTTTTGATATTCATTTATTATAGGTTAAAGTGCAATGGATTCACATGGAAAAAAATTGGTGAACGAATGTCGTTAAGAATGAAAGGACTACTATGAGTTGTGCGGTTATTATCTATTCGGATTATTTACAATCACTTGGCGTCCTTCTAGACTAAATCTGACCGATCCCAAATCTTCGATGGCTTTAAGAATGACAGATAAAGGTTGTTTATTTGAGATCCAGCCTCCATAGAGGATTTGGTCATCGCCTTTTTCGAGGTAGACAACATCTACATCGTACCATCGAGCGATTTTTTTAAGCGCCTCACTTAATTTGATTCCGTTTAGTACAAACTCTCCTTGCTGCCAGTCAACTGCATCTTCCGCTTTGGTCTTACTCAAAACTGTCTCTGTTGAAGTGCTTATTACTTTTTGGCCGGGAATCAGCACGTATTGATTTCCGTGTGCAGATATTTTGACCTTACCTTCCAAAAGGGATGTTGTGACTTTGCGATCGTCTGGGTACGCGCTTACATTAAAATGCGTGCCCAAAACATATATGGACTGTAAGTTTGTCTCTACTACAAAAGGACTTTTAGAATCTTTGGCTACCTCAAAGTATGCTTCCCCCGAAAGAAATATTTTACGTGTGTTTCCTTCCACGAGTGTAGGTAAAAATCGTACTTCGGAACCTGCATTCATCCATAATTTAGTACCGTCAGGTAAACGCAACTTGTAATGCTGACCATTTTTTGTGCGGATCGAATGATGTTGGGAACCATGGTAGCCTCTTCCACTGTAGCTATAAACAAGTTCCCCATCCCCGTTCGCCTTAATCTCGGTGCCGCTATGCAGGCCAAAATTACCGCTGGTATTTTCGGCAAGATCAATTTGAAAACCGTTGTCTACTGTTAAAATGGCTGCTTCAACCCCGGCTTTCACATCGGAGTTCGCAGATTGCAAACCGGGTAATTGGCGGTCGTTAGGCGAATATCTAAGCTGTCCCTTCCAAAAAAACAAACCAAACAATACCACTGCCGACGCTGCTGCAAAAGAAAA
Coding sequences within it:
- a CDS encoding glycoside hydrolase family 97 protein — translated: MKTHFCLTLCYILFSGFGTLSGQSLEVTSPNKDISVIVDNEDGKIYYSITYQKSILLEKSPLGLVTNKADFSIGLKLLSKKESTSFQRYSNEKIKRKDIAYRSNDLYCTFQNSKEENFTVLFKVSDNNVAFRYLIPDVQGPSLIVEDEITGYNFPDGSTAFTSPQALPMTGWMGTKPSYEEEYNIDQQHGIKSKYGQGYTFPALFRISSEGWVMLSETGVDANYCASRLSEGTSDGNYKIMFPQKGENNGVADTKPLVTLPAATPWRTLTIGKDLKPIVETTITYDVVEEKYPASTDYKFGRATWSWVEWGDSSVNFIDQKKYIDLASELDFQYTLIDGFWDVQIGRDSIALLSKYAAGKGIGLWLWYNSNGAWNYAPQTPKNKMSDIIERRKEMAWLKKIGIKGIKVDFFGGDKQQTMRLYEEILSDANDYGLMVIFHGCTLPRGWEKMYPNFISSEAVLASENLIFGQGANDREAFSATLHPFIRNAVASMEFGPVLLNKRHNRANNGGMHRRTTETFQIATAIVFQSAVQNFGITPNNLTDASKHIIDFMKTVPTTWDETILLDGYPGKYVVLARRNGATWYIAAINGEKENKIIDIDLSLLKGKNFQLYEDSISGISSTSKVNVPNSKTIKVTIPVNGAAIVVSK
- the fsa gene encoding fructose-6-phosphate aldolase, which codes for MEFFIDTANLSDITKAQELGVLDGVTTNPSLMAKEGITGSSKILSHYKEICAIVNGPVSAEVIGTKYDDMISEGKILADLDEKIVVKLPMTSDGVRAVRYFSDQRIKTNCTLIFSAGQALLAAKAGATYVSPFIGRLDDISVSGLDLISEIRLIYDNYMFNTKILAASVRNSAHILGCAKIGADVMTSPLSAITSLLNHPLTTSGLDQFLKDHLQAKNVAAQPV
- a CDS encoding TlpA disulfide reductase family protein, coding for MKRILINILATAVLTPSLLMAQSKVQINGKIKPAPAGSVLYLNYVNDGASEQDSVLLDQSGNFRFKATITKPAIARLFISHPENPGLKKNSDKVFFYLEKGTVKFSPSDSLRTAQIDAGDLNRDYSALKSALLPLEREREALFATLNEENKKSELFVKNYIERNEALAESMKKVYRSFITAHSKSIVSFYALERVVGAIPDYAELELLFTSLDNELKQSEQGKTWYDKLQVLKSTAVGAVAPVFTSSTPQGTAIALADLRGKYVLLDFWASWCAPCRSESPHLVQAYEKYSKKGFTIFNISLDSKSAKEAWEKAIKDDNLEQWDHASDLDGFKSATAILYGIQAIPQNFLIDPSGKIVAKNLRGEHLDRELAKIFEK
- a CDS encoding RagB/SusD family nutrient uptake outer membrane protein, encoding MKNIQILFIAFIISVGTACRKDFLDIEPKGKFIARSITDYDQLFQNTTLINTGTSPANAQVPMGDEVAVIDPFFVGAQLRTQRLFRWEDRVYNDDEDAFEMLAIMPQLYTYNKIINEVMNAEGGTLEQKEALRAEGRANRAWAMFMLTNYYGAPYAESSANTDLSIPLLVNADVSQNVFERATVSEIYNFILQDLHEAIPHLPVNPPLRTRMSRAAAEALLGKVLVFMGRYEDAFAALDMSFGHLPTTFVTQLYDLNVTMALGGTWGYDPNRALASFQSLYPPAWNNIENLFPKQHGLAGWNSELSDILLSPEALKLFSRNDQRLKFFTPQPSGGGAFALNTLRRRNSGTQAQFGVRLAEMYLLRAEAAARTGRLDKAVQDLEALRSKRMPIAEARVSLLDQSALVKFVIEERVREFALQGQRWFDMRRLSKDPLFSNTIYTHSYYGANGVIKEQITLRSERLTMRFSEKVIAENPGMKNNP
- a CDS encoding SusC/RagA family TonB-linked outer membrane protein, with protein sequence MQNKSPFLVVAIAIAVANIHEARSQSITFKNRKAPLEAVLKEIRQQSGFDIIFDSSSLPLNRNISLQSKYDDVDQALARLAEQLPLTYTKNGKIISLHFTADKIGSKAEIQESILVKGRVFYNGQPLEGASIHSRMSGTEVSSDSKGFFELPDVNPSDSLTISYVGFESQRFAARADFIEVSLSLNSKAIEAVSISYSTGYQQISKERSAGAFAKPNMEIVKDRTTSMNILDRIDGLVPGLTVNSSGRGEELSIRGVTSINATRTPLLVVDGIVLSMSEVALINPNDVADISVLKDATAASIWGARASNGVIVITTKKGGKSDRLNISYNSFIKFEGKPDLDYLPKLNSRQLVDVASTIFDPINNTWGAINTPTSSNFTGIFVAPHERALYQHYLGNIDDQARDRLLDSLSLLDNVGHLEDLWYRNASLMNHTLSLSSGGDRYSIYASGAFTDDKSYTPDSKDRTYKVNLRQDFKVNKFLSAYLITDLTNIDRHGRPVVAPNNSLLPYIRYSDQSGEPLDMGYLNWADSIRNVYQTRSKISLSYNPIEERDFGRTDINELRARITAGLQVELYKGLRFEGTYGLTRNSSKTETLSDQESYAVRLQRAQFTTLSGTPYMPASGSRFNFADQQSKNWTVRNQLIYDQTFHRHAITALIGQEAQDFLSRGTYGTVWGYRTDLLTHIPVDLLTLANGIQNPVIGNSGTNRSVLTGSSVAGANEQQNRFLSYYANAGYTFDRKYTLNASWRIDESSLYGKERSAQNRPVWSLGAAWKVSREEFFDLSWISDLSLRSTVGVTGNSPNIGTAASSDIIAASTNSIFPGGVGVSIVTPANRSLTWESTFNFNVGMDFALLGNRINGSIDYYAKQTENLIGFMPTNSFTGYSSITGNLGDMKNRGIEISLNSKNLQSQKFSWSTGINLAYNKNKITKLNRATPISTGAGMIGQQFMEHFDAYALFAYAYGGLDAIGDPLVLREDGSSTKEPNVTLAEDIRFMGSLQPKWNGGVSNRFTYREFSLNLNAIFNLGHVMRRPNLNTLWTGGRIIENVSTDFLRRWQREGDEQNTQIPAYVDISSGRNNQRNTNYYTQGDLNVISASYIKLRDVSLGYALPASLANRINTRAISLRLQMANVMLWKENAYGIDPELVNNFYAGQNAVSFGVQVDF
- a CDS encoding FecR family protein: MKEFNEKHIETLFQKVYSNSATESEIREYYSMLSDERTCSFIAELMQSALRDSINIEKDYDRRKAVFERIKGVDIWSNKRARNHRIYRFSFAAASAVVLFGLFFWKGQLRYSPNDRQLPGLQSANSDVKAGVEAAILTVDNGFQIDLAENTSGNFGLHSGTEIKANGDGELVYSYSGRGYHGSQHHSIRTKNGQHYKLRLPDGTKLWMNAGSEVRFLPTLVEGNTRKIFLSGEAYFEVAKDSKSPFVVETNLQSIYVLGTHFNVSAYPDDRKVTTSLLEGKVKISAHGNQYVLIPGQKVISTSTETVLSKTKAEDAVDWQQGEFVLNGIKLSEALKKIARWYDVDVVYLEKGDDQILYGGWISNKQPLSVILKAIEDLGSVRFSLEGRQVIVNNPNR